The following DNA comes from Pseudomonas marginalis.
AACGCCCCGGCGACCACGGACCCCGCCGATACAAATCCGGCGTTTTCCCAACCACAGATCACCCCGCATTTTAATACCTACATTATTACCCACACCCTCAACTTGCCCTCACAATCGTTTAACCCCAAGCGGCAAGAATCCAGAATGCCAACCGCCAAGGCCCCTGACAGCGCACCGAATAACCATACGCGTACTCAAGAGATCAGCGCCGAACGAACGCCACTGTATCCACAGGATTTCTGGCTGCTCACCCAACATGATCGAGCACTGGTCAAGGGCGGCCTGCGCATTTCATTGACCACTATTGAATCGGCGCTGATTAAAAAGATGCTGCACCATGAAGAACGCGTGGTCAGCAAAGAAGAGTTGATCCGTAATATAGGTCGTGAACCCGATTTATACCGCGGATTGGAAATGTGCCTGAGTCGTTTGCAGGAAAAGTTCAAGCGGGTCAACGACGGTGAACGCCTGTTTCGTGCGGTAAGAAACCGTGGTTATTGCCTGACGCAAAAAATCAAAAAGCCGCTCGAGCTTAGTCAGCCACGCCGTTAACAAAAATAAAAACAACCCAGGCCTTTTAATTCACCCTGCCTATTAAAAACTCTTCTACCTGCCCTTTTATAACATCCACTTCGCCAGACCCTCCTGACCTTGTTATAAGTCGTCAGCCACTGCCCCCTGCCGTTCATTACTATCAATGGGCACACGCCTGCGCGTGCCTGTCGTTTATAAAAGTTAACCGTTAACCCTTAACGCCTGCCACCACGTGCGCGGTCATCACCGGGAGCAGAACTATGCTTAATAACACTAGAATGCATCGCAACCTGACCCCCAGGGGTTTGACGTTCTGGGGACAATGGACACTCGCATCGAGCTTAGTTGTTGCACTGTTATTTACGCTGGTTATCTTGAAGACTGGCCAACTGGAGTATTACTACCGCGTCCTGGCCGCCTTTACGATATTGGCCTCTCTCCCGGCGTATACCTTGTGCGATGTCTACAGCAAGAAAGATGATTATGCCGTGGGCCTTGGACGCTTGTTCATGGGCTGGCTGTTAACCATGGGTATATTGTTTGCCGTGGGCGTAGCCTGTCATGCCAGCGCACTGTTCCCTGTGGAAACCTTATTACTCTGGGCGGCGGTCAGTTACCCGTTATTGGCACTGTGTTACATACCGCTGCACAGCCTGTCCCGGTATTACCACCGCCAACTTCACGAACGCCAAAAATCATTGATCGTGGGCACTGGCAAGCTTGCGGTGGACCTGGCCAGGACCCTCTCACGGCAAAAACGCTCGCCCCTGGTGGGTCTGGTCGGCAGCCGTGCCGAGGCGACCGAGGATGCGCAAGCGCAGATCCTCGGCGAGCTGCCGCAACTGCCCCAATTGATCCGGCAACACGGCATCCGCCGGCTCTACATCACCCATTCATTGCAGGACGCCACCCACATTGAGGCGTTGTACCTCAACCTGCTGGAGATCAGCGTGGATGTGATCTGGGTGCCCGACCTCAATAACATGCTGCTGCTCAACCATTGCGTGGCCGAAGTGGATGGGCTGCCGGCGATCTACCTCAACGAAAGCCCGCTGACCAGCCGCCCCACCGCTGCACTGAGCAAGTCGCTGCTGGACAAGAGCCTGGCTGCTCTGGCGATCATCGTGCTGAGCCCGCTGCTGTTGCTGGTCGCCCTGCTGATCAAGCTCACCTCCCCCGGCCCGGTGATCTTCAAGCAGGACCGCCACGGCTGGAATGGCGAGGTGATCAAGGTGTGGAAATTCCGCTCCATGCGTGTGCATGACGACCATGAGGTACGCCAGGCCAGTCGCAACGATTCACGCATTACGCCGGTGGGCCGGTTTATCCGGCGTACCTCCATCGATGAATTGCCGCAGCTGTTCAACGTGCTGCAAGGGCACATGGCCCTGGTCGGCCCACGCCCCCATGCGATTGCACACAACGACTACTACTCGGGGAAAATCCGCGCCTACATGGCCCGCCATCGGATCAAACCCGGCATCACCGGCCTGGCGCAGGTCAATGGCTGCCGGGGCGAGACCGAGACCCTGGAGAAGATGCAACAGCGCGTCGATATCGACCTGCGCTACATCAATACCTGGTCGCTGTGGCTGGACATCAAGATCCTGTTGAAGACGCCGTTTACGCTGCTGTCCAAGGACATCTACTGACCCCCTGCGTAGCAAGGCTGCGTCAGCGGTGTGCCTGGCAGACCGTAAACGCAGCCTCGCCGGGGCTCGACAGCTGCTACGAGTGCCAATCCCCATCACCACCTCACCCCCGTAGCGCAAGCAAGGCTGCGTCAGCGGTGTGCCTGGCAGGCCGTAAACGCAGCCTCGCCGGGGCTCGGCAGCTGCTACGAGTGCCAATCCCCATCACCACCTCACCCACGTAGCGCAACCGAGGCTGCGTCAGCGGTGTGCCTGGCAGGCCGTAAACGCAGCCTCGCCGCGGCTCGACAGCTGCTACGAGTGCCAATCCCCATCACCACCTCACCCCCGTAGCAGCTGCCGAGCGCAAGCGAGGCTGCGTCAGCGGTGTGCCTGGCAGGCCATAAACGCAGCCTCGCCGGGGCTCGACAGCTGCTACGAGTGCCAATCCCCATCATCACCTCACCTGCGTAGCAGCTGCCGAGCGCAAGCGAGGCTGCGTCAGCGGTGTGCCTGGCAGGCCGTAAACGCAGCCTCGCCGCGGCTCGGCAGCTGCTACGAATGCCAATCCCCATCACCACCTCACCCCCGTAGCGCAAGCAAGGCTGCGTCAGCGGTGTGCCTGGCAGGCCGTAAACGCAGCCTCGCCGCGGCTCGGCAGCTGCTACGGATTTGAGCGGTGTTGGATGAGACAGTATCTGTGTGGGTGCATTTATTCGGTGATCTTGTCGATGTTCTTGTAGAACAGCTCACTGTCGCGCCCATCGGTCATCGAATGCAGTGAGTAGGCGCGGTTCAAGCGTGCGCCGCCATCGCGGGTCAGTGGCGCCCATACCAGGTTGGCGCGCCGCATCGTCGACAGGCTCATCAACTCATCGAACGGAATGGACAGGTACAGGCCTTTGTCGAAGCTGCCTTCGCCGTACTCTGCGCTGGATGCAGTGGTGCGGGTGATCCACGCGCCAATCCGCACGCCATTGTTGAATTCCCGCGACAGGTCCAGGGTCGCGCCCCAGTCCCTGGCCAGGTAGCGGCCGACACTCAAGGCGCCCTGAATGTTGAACGGCAGATCGGTGTAGCCGGTGATATGTCCGGTGAGGGTGCGGTAATCGCGCAAGCTGAAATCCTGCTCGAAACCACGCTGACGCACGTAGTTCAGGTCGGCCCCCAATGCCCAGCGTTGGCCCATCGGGCGGTACAGCACTTCACTGCCGACACCGGCGTACATCGACTCCAGCAAACCACCGTAGACCATACCGTAGAGGTCCTGGTCCAACTGCTGCGCATGGTTGAGCTGGAAGGTCGGCAGGGTCACATCGGAGGTGGTCATGTACCGGCGCAGGTCGGTCCGCACCCGGGGCAAGCCACTGGGCGCATCGTAGGTAAACCCGTCGTAGTTGTTCAGCAGGTTGACGCTGAGCAGGCCGCTCCACCAGGTATTGCGGGTGAAACGATA
Coding sequences within:
- a CDS encoding helix-turn-helix domain-containing protein is translated as MSSFKKHAFAPTLASIALQDFTPNAEFFYYDVNAPATTDPADTNPAFSQPQITPHFNTYIITHTLNLPSQSFNPKRQESRMPTAKAPDSAPNNHTRTQEISAERTPLYPQDFWLLTQHDRALVKGGLRISLTTIESALIKKMLHHEERVVSKEELIRNIGREPDLYRGLEMCLSRLQEKFKRVNDGERLFRAVRNRGYCLTQKIKKPLELSQPRR
- a CDS encoding undecaprenyl-phosphate glucose phosphotransferase; the protein is MLNNTRMHRNLTPRGLTFWGQWTLASSLVVALLFTLVILKTGQLEYYYRVLAAFTILASLPAYTLCDVYSKKDDYAVGLGRLFMGWLLTMGILFAVGVACHASALFPVETLLLWAAVSYPLLALCYIPLHSLSRYYHRQLHERQKSLIVGTGKLAVDLARTLSRQKRSPLVGLVGSRAEATEDAQAQILGELPQLPQLIRQHGIRRLYITHSLQDATHIEALYLNLLEISVDVIWVPDLNNMLLLNHCVAEVDGLPAIYLNESPLTSRPTAALSKSLLDKSLAALAIIVLSPLLLLVALLIKLTSPGPVIFKQDRHGWNGEVIKVWKFRSMRVHDDHEVRQASRNDSRITPVGRFIRRTSIDELPQLFNVLQGHMALVGPRPHAIAHNDYYSGKIRAYMARHRIKPGITGLAQVNGCRGETETLEKMQQRVDIDLRYINTWSLWLDIKILLKTPFTLLSKDIY